In Gimesia panareensis, the genomic window CCCATGTCGCCCATAACTGCCGCATCTTTGATGATGTGACGCTGGTGAATGGCGTGTTGCTGGGAGGCCATGTGCACGTGCACGATCGGGCGATTGTCTCGGGGAATACTGTCGTGCATCAGTTTTGTACTATCGGAACGCTGGCCTTCATCAGTGGCGGTGCCCGGGCGACCATCGATGTGCCTCCCTATATGATCTGTACGGGGGCAGATGATTTTCGCGTACGAACCGTCAATATGATCGGTATGCAGCGGGCAGGGATCTCTGACAGCGCGGTCGCAGTCATTCGCAGAGCTTACCGCCTGTTCTATCGCAAAAACAAAAAGCTGGAAGAGGTACGCGAGATTTTCAGTCAGGAACTGGAGGGTGTGATGCCCATGGCGTTACAGACTCTGTTTAACCATTTTGAAGGCATTCAGGGGAGTAAAGCGGGGCGAGGTCGAGAAGCGGCTGCCCGCAGCGCCAAATACGTTCCTGAAGAAAATAATCAAGATTCAACACGGAGAGCAGCATGAGTTCATTGAATGTGGCCGTTGTCGGGGTAGGAGCTTTGGGACGTCACCATGCCCGGATTTTAGCCGGACTGGAAGGCGTCAATCTGTGTGCTGTCGCAGATACCAACCCCGATCAGGGACAGGCAATTGCTGAGCAGCACGGCACCCGCTGGGTAGCGAATTACCGTGAGCTGTTCGATTCTGTCGATGCGGTTTCACTGGCAGTTCCCACGCATGCCCACCTGGCGATTGCCAGCGAGTTTCTGTCGCAACAGATTCCCGTGCTGGTCGAGAAGCCGATTGCCTGTAACCTGGCGGAAGCGGAAGAACTGGTGCGGATTGCAGACGCTCACCAGACTCTGCTGCAGATCGGTCATGTGGAACGCTTCAATCCTGCTACCCAGGCCGCGTTCCAGCGCTGCCCCCAGCCACGCTTCATTCGCAGCGAGCGTGTCAGCCCTTATACCTTCCGTTCTACCGATATCGGCGTGATTCACGACCTGCTCATTCACGACATCGATCTGGTCCTGTCGCTGGTCCAGTCTCCCCTGTCGAGCGTTGAAGCATTCGGCATCTCGGTGATGGGCGAACACGAAGACGCCGTTCAGGCACGTCTGCGGTTCCAGAATGGATGTATCGCCGATCTGACTGCCAGCCGCATCTGTCCGGTCGCCAAGCGGACCATGCAGTTGTGGGGTGTTTCCGGATGCGTGACGGTGGACTTTACCAGTCGGGAAGTCAATTCGTATCGGCCTTCGGAAACCCTGCTGTACGGCACTCCGCCACTGGAGCGGGCTCGAAAAGCGGGAGTGAATCTGGAAGCATTGAAACAGGAAGTCTTCGGGACCTTCTTGAAAGTGGAAAATCCTGAAGTCTCTTCGGCAGATGCGCTGACCGCAGAGTTAAGCAGCTTCGTGGAAGCCATCCGCAGCAACACCGCACCGCTGGTGGGTGGGGCACAGGCTCTGGAAGCGATGCAGGTTGCCGAGCGGGTTCTGGAAGCCGTGAATGCCCATCAATGGGATGGCAGTGAGCAGGGAGCTGTGGGCCCGTTCATTCAGTTTCCCAGCGAACAACGCCGACTGGCCGGTTAAGCTGCACTCAGGCAGGTTGACTCTGCAACCAGTCAGCGTGGATTTAAGACATCGCATATGAGGTCCGCAGGCGGGGCCGATCAATCAAGATCTTTCAATGCCTGGGCGACCTCTTCGGCGTGTCCGTTGACTTTCACCTTGGGCCAGGATGCGGCAATTTTCCCGTCCTTGCCAATCAGGAATGTGGCGCGCTGGATGCCCATGTACTTCTTGCCGTACATGCTCTTTTCGACCCAGACACCATACTTCTCGGCGATCGCATGATCTTCGTCAGAGAGCAGGATGAAAGGCAGGTCGAACTTGGTGGCGAATTTTTCGTGAGACGCAACGGAGTCCGGACTGATGCCCAGGATGACGGTGTCGTTCTTCTTGAATGTGGTGACCCGGTCCCGGAAATCACAGGACTCGGTGGTACAGCCGGGAGTATTGTCTTTGGGGTAGAAGTACAGGAGCACATTTTTTTCGCCCTTGTACTGACTGAGGCGGATTTTGCCTTCCGGGTAGGCGGGGAGGGTAAAAGCAGGAGCACGCTTGCCAACTTCGGGTACATTGCTATCGGTAGCCATGTTGAATCCTTGATGTAGTAGTGGGGACGAACCGCTGCCGGTCCGCAAAGGCGTGGCAAAGCCAGGCTGAAGACACATCAGGCTGGAACACGGAAATTCGCACACGCGCCTGCATGATAACAGGCTGACGTTGAATTTTCGACAGAGCGCCGCTGGTCACTGATATGGGAACTGCTGAAAATCAGGCGCGCCAGTATTGTCGATGATATTTCGTGATTGTGTCCAGTGCCGGCTTCGCGTGGCCATCCTGATTGATCAGCCCCGAATGGGGAAACCGGCAGGAATTCTCATCACGGAACTGCGACCAGTAGACGCCGGTCACTGCCGGTTTGGCCAACAGCAGCGGCAGGTAGAGATCGATCCATTCTGCCTGGGCGGCTTCACTCCAGCCGGTTTTCCACTGACTTTCCTGGACGCGGGAGATGCTTTTGTCTTTCTCGTTGATCACCGTATCGTCACTGGGGAATGCCAGGGTCAGGTGCAGCGGCAGATTCAGAATGCTCCATTTGTCGATCAGCTTCGAGATGTCCAGCATATCGTGGTGATGTGAGCCGTTCGGGAAGTAGCCGATACTCAGTTCCAGGTCGATCCCGGAGAGCCCCACTCCCAGGCGGTCGATGGCATCCACGAACTGCATGGGGGAGAGCTGATGCTGGCCTTTGGAAAGATAGTCTCCCCAGGGCTGTTCCACCCGGATGAAACATTGAATCGAATCATCGGTCTGCTTGGCGACTTCAATGGCGCGGGCGGTAAGTGTCAGACGCGTCTCTTCGTTCAGGCCGAAGACACCGCCGGTATTCATGGCGGAGACCAGGGTCCAGTTGCGGATACTGCCGGTATAGCGAGTGATGGCGGTTTCAATGAAATGTGAAACGATACTCTGGAAGTTGACCATATCCAGCTTCCAGGATTCAAGCCATTCGGGAAGCCCCTCGGGAGCGAAGTCAAGCAGGCAGCCACCCCGGATCAACAAATGATTTTTTTCGCACCAGTCAACCTGCCGATCACAGAGGTCCCAGTTCTGTTCGCCTTCATACAGTTCGATTTTCTTCCAGTTGACCAGATCCACGTTGACGGCGTCGAAGGCCTGGCAGATCTGTGCCCGTTGCGTCGCTTCGGGAATCAGCTCCCCCAGGTTACATCCCAGTGAGACGGGCAGTTTGAGTGACTGGGCACGCTGATGCAGAATCGTCAGCCGCTGACGTGCGTAGAGTTGAACCAGCAGTTCCGCTGCGGCATGGGCTTTCTGCAGCGCCAGGTCAGCAAGTTCTGAGCAGCGTTCCAGTTGATCCTGAATGACGGCTGCCTGAGAGAACGCGGCGAATGCTTCGTCGTGCAGTTTCAACAGGGCTTCGGGAATCACCAGGCCGGCGATCTGCCAGGTGCTGAGCTGGTCTTTGAGTGTGGAAATTTTGCCGCGGGCCAGCTCGAGTGAAAGCACGTAAGGATCATCACGTTCGGCCAGGGAAGCGGTCCGCACTACGGGGCGACCAAAGTCTTTGACATGCCAGACAATATTCAGCTTGCAGCTTTGGGACGTCTGGCGCCGGAAGGTGAGGATGTTGCCATCGACTTCCACGCGCGTTGGGAAAACACGACCGTCGACGGCGTTCAGATAGGCACGGTGAAGATCAGACCAGTCTTCAGGTACTTGGTTGGGAGCAATTAAAAAGCGCAAGTTGCCCATAAGAACGGGTCACAATCGTTATCTGATTATCAAAAAAAGAAGTTAACTTCAGGTCTCTCCATCCATTATCGCGTTTGGAGGGCTGGTGGCAAGTGTAGAGTCGTATGTATGTACATCGGGTTGATTCGCGCTATCATCTGGCAGGAAATTGAGGATCACTCAAATTGCAGGGGATTTAGCGGTTATGAACAGCACTCAATTGTTTAGCCTGCTGGTTCTCGCTACACTTCCAGTGTCTCAATTCATCCGCTTTTCATGAATGTGGTTACGAAACATGACATCATCCGCTTTTACCGAAAGTACACTTACCGGCGTTCCTGTTAAACGGGGAAAGGTCCGCGATGTTTATGATTTTGGCGATCGGCTGCTGTTCGTGGCCACCGATCGGATCAGTGCGTTTGACTGGATTCTGTCACCGGGAATTCCGGATAAAGGGAGGGTTCTCACTCAGATCAGCCGCTTCTGGTTTGAGCGGTTCACCGAAGTTTCTAATCACCTGCTGAGTATGAATCCGGCGGATCTGCCGCTCCCTGATGATGCCGACCTGGAAGCACTCCGCGGACGCTGCATGGTGGTTCGTAAAACGGAAGTCGTTCCCTTTGAATGTGTGGTCCGCGGATATCTTTCCGGATCCGGTTGGAAAGACTATCTGGCCAATGGAGCTGTCTGCGGGATTGATCTGCCCGCCGGTCTGAAACAGAGCGATCAGCTGCCCGAGCCCTTATTCACGCCGGCGACCAAAGCGGAATCGGGACATGATGAAAATGTCTCTTTCGAAGTCATGAGTCAGGCCATCGGTCAGGAACTGGCAGACAGCCTGCGGGAAAAGAGCATCCAGATTTATCAGCAGGGATCCGAGTACGCCCGGGAACGCGGCATTATTCTGGCCGATACCAAATTCGAATTTGGACTGCTGGACGGGGAGCCAATTCTGATCGACGAAGTGTTGACTCCCGACAGCTCCCGGTTCTGGCCTGCGGAGACCTACCAGCCGGGAGGGGCACAGCCTTCGCTCGATAAACAGTTCGTGCGCGACTGGCTGGAGACGACCGACTGGGATAAGAACAGCACCCCGCCAGTATTGCCTGCGGAGATCGTAGAAAAAACACGTGAGAAATACTTTGAAGCGTACCAGATGCTGACCGGCGAAGAATGCACCTGGTAGTTCTCTGATAACCGCTACCAGCTGTGCCGGTCCTGCTGATAATGCTGCTCGTAGCGAATCTCATCTTTTTACAGTTTTCATCGAGAGCCTAAACAGGTTCAGTCACTCGGCTTGCTCCCTCAACTGGATTGACAGATGCCGTCTGTTCCCCGGTAAACCATTGACGAGCTGTGAGCGCCGCTGTCAATATGGTATCTTGAGCACATTGCGACGCATCATTCTGATGTCCAATGATCGAAAAAACGAATTTGACCGGAATTTTTGCCAATAAACGGATTCTGGTAACGTAGGAAATAGACAGGCTTTTTATTTCTCATATTCCGGCAGTCAGAGTGTCGATGAAACCGGTATGACTGTACGATTATTTCCTGAATTCGAAACATCTCTGTCTCAATGGTCGCGGTACGTCTCCCGTTCAGGACGTCTGCTGCTGGCAGGTTCTCTCTGTTTGCTGGTGAGCCTGTGCTACTCTCTGACAGCCCAGGCAGGCGAAGTGGAAGTCGAGCATGGTACGATCCTCCGGGGTGATGTTGTACCGATACTGGGACTGACCGAAACACTGTCTTCCCGTCTGGAAGGCGATGCCGAAGTGAAACTGCCTCCCCGCAAGCTGGAGGGATACCCCATCATCATGGTCGATGATGGCGTGGTCCGCTACTTTGTCTCGCGGCGTACACTGACTCGCATCAACAACGATCAGGATCTCTCCCTGTATGAAACGTTTAAACTGCCTCAACGGGTAACGGGACGGGGGCAGATGCTCAAGGTGGTCGGTTCCTACGAAAATGTGACCGACTTTGACAAGTATGGTCGGCGCACGGTGACGCTGAAAACCAACCGGGGAATGCTGCCACTGTTGCAGGGGGTGACTGAGATCACGCCGCATTATCTGAAGATCACCGGCCTCAAACAGCAATGGGATCTGGGAATGCGGACCACTTCCGTCAAGGAAGAGATCCTGGATGCCATGCTGAAAAACTCCATTGATCCCCTGGATCCGAACGAACGCATCGCGGTGGCCCGTTTTTACATCCAGGCCGGCCTGTACCTGCCTGCGGGCGTCGAGTTCGCCAGGATCGAGGAGGACTTTCCGGAGTATAAAGAGAAGCTGGCGGGTTTTGTAACCGAGCTCCGCACACTGCAAAGTCAGCAGCTGCTCAATGAGTTGGAACAGCGACGTAAAGCGGGACAGCATCGCCTGGCACAGACCGCGCTGGCGAAGTTTCCCACGGATAACGTGGACCAGTCGATCCTGCGCCAGATTCGTGAATTCGAGAATGACTATTCGCATCGCCGCGAACGGATTGAGAAGGCACTCTTCCGACTGGGAGAGCTTGAGGCCGAGGTCAAAGATGTCAAGAACCGGGATCTGTTGCAGGCCTGCCGCCGAGAAGTCAACAGCCAGTTGAATTACGAATCCATCGATCGTCTGGGAGCGTTCCTGAATCTGGAAAACGATGATTCCCTGTCGGCACGGGAAAAGCTTGCTCTGGCCTATTCCGGCTGGATTGTGGGGGCGGCGAACGTGGTGACTAATCTGGATACAGCATTGAACCTCTGGACGGCCCGGGCACATGTGCTGGAGTACCTGCGCAACGAGGATGAACAGCTGGATGACAATATGATCGAGACGTTGTCGAAGCTGGAAGGTGTCTCAACTGCAGTGGTGAAACAGATGATACCGCTGCTCCCCCCGATTCTGGATACTCCGATCAGGGATCCGGAGAACGCGTTTCCGGTCCAGGTGACAGATCCCCAGGCCCAGGTTCCTGTTTCGTATTCGGTACTGTTGCCTCTGGAATATAATCCGCATCATACTTACCCGATGATTGTGGCCCTGCGTGCAGCCGGCTCGAAGGCGGAGACAGAACTGCACTGGTGGGGCAAGTACAAAAATGGGCCGGGGCAGTCACAGCGTCGCGGTTATATCGTGATTGCACCGGAATACCTTACAGAGGGGAAAAGAGAATACAAAGATAACGCGTCGGCTCATTATGCCGTCATTCAGGCGATCCGTGATGCCCGTAAACGGTTCAGTGTGGACTCGGATCGGATTTTTCTGGCCGGCCATGGTACCGGCGCGGATGCTGCCTTCGATATCGGTATGTCTCACCCGGGGATGTTTGCAGGAGTGATTCCCATTGCGGGGAACAGCAGCGCGTTCAATCTGCATTATTGGCAGAATGACAAAGATCTGGCCTGGTATATCGTGGGTGGCGAGCTCGACCGTGATACGCTGGAACACAATTCACTGCTGGTCAACCGCATGTTGCGCCGCGGCTACGATGTGATCTATGCCGAGTATAAAGGCCGCGGCTATGAGCATTATTATGAAGAGATCCACAGGCTGTTTGACTGGATGGAACTGCATCAGCGTGTGAAGTACCCGAAAGAGATCGAAGCGAAAATCCTGCGACCACTGGATAACCGATATTTCTGGATTCGCACCGACGGCTTCCCGCGCCATATTCTGCAGGGGCCTGAATACGTCGGAAACGGGCGGATTCGTGCCCGTCCAGTCACGCTGGGGGTCAGCATCAAACTCGGGAATGTGATCTATGTCAAATCGGGAGGCAAGTCGTATTCACTCTGGCTCAATCCGGAACTGGTCGATTTTGACAAACGACTGGAAGTGCACGTGAATAACAAAACCAAGTTCAACGACTTTCTGCGTCCCGATATGAAAGCAATGCTGGACGACGTGCGCAATCGAGGCGATCGGCAGAAGCTGTTCGACGCCCGGCTCGATTTTTAATCGAATCGGAATCGAAGCAGTCTGTCAGCGGGTTCAGTTGCCTGCAAAATACATGATGCGGGCTGCGTGCCCTTTGCTGGACGATTTGGGGCTCACCCGGATTTTAGCATGATGTTTCCCCGGCTTGAGCTGGCTGTTAAAGACGACCGAGCGAGGGTAGTGCAGACCTTTGCTGTAGTGATGATACAGGTCATGGGTTTCAAACGGTCCGCCATCAATGCTGACTTCCAGCTCACCCGCATCGGGGCCGGCTACAATGAATGCCCCCAGAGCCGTTCCCTCAAAGTCCAGCTCCAGTTCCGATCCCGGTTTGTCAGCACACAGCATGGGAATGCTTGTAAAGCGACTGCGTTTACTGCCCGGGAGGGAATCCCACGCAGGAACTTTGATTTCCCAGCCGGAGTTTAATGTCGCCTGTTTGACATTGATCAGACGGCCATTGCGGAAACTGTAAGGATCGAGTGGTTTGTCTGGTGCAGGATGCTTCTCCCGCGGTCCAGATGTTTTCCAGGCACGCGTGAGCAGCTTATCAATCATGGCGGCACAGATGGCATTTCCAAAGGGAGCGGGGTGTGTTCCGCCATACTGTTTCCAGGTCAGTTGCTCCGCATTGATGAGACGGGCGACTTCGCTGGCCAGATCAATCGTTGAGACCTGATAATGCTCTGCGACCTGCTCATGGCTGGAACTGGAGAGCGGTTTCTTATGTTGTTGAATCGTCTCCAGCATGGAGGGATTCACGAAATGCACCATGACGATGTCGGCATAGGGATTGTGGCGACGGATCTGAGCGATCAC contains:
- the bcp gene encoding thioredoxin-dependent thiol peroxidase — protein: MATDSNVPEVGKRAPAFTLPAYPEGKIRLSQYKGEKNVLLYFYPKDNTPGCTTESCDFRDRVTTFKKNDTVILGISPDSVASHEKFATKFDLPFILLSDEDHAIAEKYGVWVEKSMYGKKYMGIQRATFLIGKDGKIAASWPKVKVNGHAEEVAQALKDLD
- a CDS encoding SGNH/GDSL hydrolase family protein, with product MNHSRFPCFLQAAFVCLIFSTPFGFLNAAPPQNLPAVSDQNIHLRGSYQNSKQKFESTKTGHVAFLGGSITEMNGYRPMVCEFLEKTFPETKFTFTNAGISSTCSNTGAFRTSRDVLSKGPVDLFFVEFAVNDDQDAGHSREAAIRGMEGVIAQIRRHNPYADIVMVHFVNPSMLETIQQHKKPLSSSSHEQVAEHYQVSTIDLASEVARLINAEQLTWKQYGGTHPAPFGNAICAAMIDKLLTRAWKTSGPREKHPAPDKPLDPYSFRNGRLINVKQATLNSGWEIKVPAWDSLPGSKRSRFTSIPMLCADKPGSELELDFEGTALGAFIVAGPDAGELEVSIDGGPFETHDLYHHYSKGLHYPRSVVFNSQLKPGKHHAKIRVSPKSSSKGHAARIMYFAGN
- a CDS encoding carboxylesterase family protein, encoding MTVRLFPEFETSLSQWSRYVSRSGRLLLAGSLCLLVSLCYSLTAQAGEVEVEHGTILRGDVVPILGLTETLSSRLEGDAEVKLPPRKLEGYPIIMVDDGVVRYFVSRRTLTRINNDQDLSLYETFKLPQRVTGRGQMLKVVGSYENVTDFDKYGRRTVTLKTNRGMLPLLQGVTEITPHYLKITGLKQQWDLGMRTTSVKEEILDAMLKNSIDPLDPNERIAVARFYIQAGLYLPAGVEFARIEEDFPEYKEKLAGFVTELRTLQSQQLLNELEQRRKAGQHRLAQTALAKFPTDNVDQSILRQIREFENDYSHRRERIEKALFRLGELEAEVKDVKNRDLLQACRREVNSQLNYESIDRLGAFLNLENDDSLSAREKLALAYSGWIVGAANVVTNLDTALNLWTARAHVLEYLRNEDEQLDDNMIETLSKLEGVSTAVVKQMIPLLPPILDTPIRDPENAFPVQVTDPQAQVPVSYSVLLPLEYNPHHTYPMIVALRAAGSKAETELHWWGKYKNGPGQSQRRGYIVIAPEYLTEGKREYKDNASAHYAVIQAIRDARKRFSVDSDRIFLAGHGTGADAAFDIGMSHPGMFAGVIPIAGNSSAFNLHYWQNDKDLAWYIVGGELDRDTLEHNSLLVNRMLRRGYDVIYAEYKGRGYEHYYEEIHRLFDWMELHQRVKYPKEIEAKILRPLDNRYFWIRTDGFPRHILQGPEYVGNGRIRARPVTLGVSIKLGNVIYVKSGGKSYSLWLNPELVDFDKRLEVHVNNKTKFNDFLRPDMKAMLDDVRNRGDRQKLFDARLDF
- a CDS encoding endo-1,4-beta-xylanase, coding for MGNLRFLIAPNQVPEDWSDLHRAYLNAVDGRVFPTRVEVDGNILTFRRQTSQSCKLNIVWHVKDFGRPVVRTASLAERDDPYVLSLELARGKISTLKDQLSTWQIAGLVIPEALLKLHDEAFAAFSQAAVIQDQLERCSELADLALQKAHAAAELLVQLYARQRLTILHQRAQSLKLPVSLGCNLGELIPEATQRAQICQAFDAVNVDLVNWKKIELYEGEQNWDLCDRQVDWCEKNHLLIRGGCLLDFAPEGLPEWLESWKLDMVNFQSIVSHFIETAITRYTGSIRNWTLVSAMNTGGVFGLNEETRLTLTARAIEVAKQTDDSIQCFIRVEQPWGDYLSKGQHQLSPMQFVDAIDRLGVGLSGIDLELSIGYFPNGSHHHDMLDISKLIDKWSILNLPLHLTLAFPSDDTVINEKDKSISRVQESQWKTGWSEAAQAEWIDLYLPLLLAKPAVTGVYWSQFRDENSCRFPHSGLINQDGHAKPALDTITKYHRQYWRA
- a CDS encoding phosphoribosylaminoimidazolesuccinocarboxamide synthase, with translation MTSSAFTESTLTGVPVKRGKVRDVYDFGDRLLFVATDRISAFDWILSPGIPDKGRVLTQISRFWFERFTEVSNHLLSMNPADLPLPDDADLEALRGRCMVVRKTEVVPFECVVRGYLSGSGWKDYLANGAVCGIDLPAGLKQSDQLPEPLFTPATKAESGHDENVSFEVMSQAIGQELADSLREKSIQIYQQGSEYARERGIILADTKFEFGLLDGEPILIDEVLTPDSSRFWPAETYQPGGAQPSLDKQFVRDWLETTDWDKNSTPPVLPAEIVEKTREKYFEAYQMLTGEECTW
- a CDS encoding Gfo/Idh/MocA family protein; the encoded protein is MSSLNVAVVGVGALGRHHARILAGLEGVNLCAVADTNPDQGQAIAEQHGTRWVANYRELFDSVDAVSLAVPTHAHLAIASEFLSQQIPVLVEKPIACNLAEAEELVRIADAHQTLLQIGHVERFNPATQAAFQRCPQPRFIRSERVSPYTFRSTDIGVIHDLLIHDIDLVLSLVQSPLSSVEAFGISVMGEHEDAVQARLRFQNGCIADLTASRICPVAKRTMQLWGVSGCVTVDFTSREVNSYRPSETLLYGTPPLERARKAGVNLEALKQEVFGTFLKVENPEVSSADALTAELSSFVEAIRSNTAPLVGGAQALEAMQVAERVLEAVNAHQWDGSEQGAVGPFIQFPSEQRRLAG
- the lpxA gene encoding acyl-ACP--UDP-N-acetylglucosamine O-acyltransferase, translating into MPTNISNLSHVDPQAEIGEDVTIGPFCVVGPDVKIGNGTVLDSHVSITGHTTIGERNRFFPTSVIGAEPQDAGYHGAPTRLMIGDDNLFREGCTVHRGAEKEDHCTRIGNRNTLLCNSHVAHNCRIFDDVTLVNGVLLGGHVHVHDRAIVSGNTVVHQFCTIGTLAFISGGARATIDVPPYMICTGADDFRVRTVNMIGMQRAGISDSAVAVIRRAYRLFYRKNKKLEEVREIFSQELEGVMPMALQTLFNHFEGIQGSKAGRGREAAARSAKYVPEENNQDSTRRAA